In a genomic window of Shouchella clausii:
- a CDS encoding pyroglutamyl-peptidase I gives MNTILVTGFEAFLTHQKNPTEALVQKLDGTEMDGTLMKGIVLPVSFARAAEMLIEQATAIRPNAIVMLGLGAGRKQVTPERIAINVMDGPPDNEGAVMTDQPIKQDGPAAYFSTLPIRKIVNELNRDGCPATISNTAGTYVCNDLMYRVLDHLQTAAVPAGFIHVPYTDDMVGEEEVSLPVDTVEKGIRQALRVVASTL, from the coding sequence ATGAACACAATCCTTGTTACTGGATTTGAAGCATTTTTAACACATCAAAAAAATCCAACGGAAGCACTTGTACAAAAGTTGGATGGAACCGAGATGGACGGCACCTTAATGAAAGGGATTGTGCTGCCTGTTTCGTTTGCTCGAGCTGCGGAAATGTTGATCGAACAAGCAACGGCGATCCGCCCTAATGCGATTGTCATGCTTGGGCTGGGAGCAGGCCGAAAACAGGTGACGCCAGAGCGGATTGCTATTAATGTGATGGACGGGCCGCCAGATAATGAAGGAGCTGTGATGACCGATCAACCGATCAAGCAAGATGGTCCTGCTGCTTACTTTTCGACGCTTCCTATTCGTAAAATAGTCAATGAATTAAATCGTGATGGATGTCCGGCAACCATTTCCAATACTGCCGGGACGTATGTATGCAATGATTTAATGTACCGCGTTTTGGACCATTTGCAGACGGCGGCTGTACCAGCAGGTTTTATCCATGTTCCTTATACGGATGACATGGTAGGGGAAGAGGAAGTGTCGTTGCCAGT
- the opp4A gene encoding oligopeptide ABC transporter substrate-binding protein codes for MKKYLRSGKVQSVAIASLLLLAACGGDETSSEGGNNSSSNNDGNGSSEQAADIFSIEDFDHEIRADGEEIIDGGTLNVALVTDTPFEGTLNRNFYQGVFDGDILFWTEEPLLDIDEDYQYTQTGAATFEVDDDGRTFTFTIRDEVNWSDGEPVKAEDWAYTFEVLGHPDYPGVRFTEASNVEGFDEYRAGEADSISGLEIIDDKTLKITFKEASPSLLASGIWAYAMPKHIFEDIEVADMESSPAVRENPVFFGPYVIDSITPGENVVMKKNENYWRGEPNVDEVVFKTVNPNVLNQALQNGEVDIATYQTDQYADNYESLTNVDFIGKIDLAYTYIGFQMGTWDEEENKNVMDPDKQVSDVNLRKAMAHAVDNNAVGERFYNGFRWAGTTLIPPSHPTFHNDELEGFAYDVELANQILDDAGYEDVDGDGLREDPNGEKLQLNFASMSGGDTAEPLAQYYITQWKNIGIDVQLLDGRLQEFNTFYDRLKASDQDIDVYQGAWGVGSDADPYGLWGSTAAFNYTRWTNEESDRLLKEGTSEAALDMEYRQEVYNEWQELMLEEVPAFPTLYRSEMHAVNKRVVNYSELPGSEFYNDRSQIGLTAEEPETAN; via the coding sequence ATGAAAAAATATTTACGCTCTGGCAAGGTTCAGTCAGTGGCAATTGCTTCTCTGCTACTATTGGCTGCATGTGGCGGGGATGAGACGAGTTCAGAAGGAGGCAATAATTCTTCAAGCAACAACGATGGCAATGGAAGCTCTGAACAAGCAGCCGATATCTTTTCAATTGAAGATTTTGATCATGAAATACGGGCAGATGGCGAAGAAATTATTGACGGGGGCACGCTAAACGTTGCTTTAGTGACAGACACGCCGTTTGAAGGAACGTTAAACAGAAACTTTTACCAAGGCGTGTTTGATGGAGACATTTTGTTTTGGACCGAAGAACCGCTTTTAGATATAGATGAAGATTACCAATACACGCAAACAGGTGCTGCAACATTCGAAGTAGATGATGACGGCAGGACATTTACGTTCACGATTCGTGATGAAGTCAACTGGTCAGATGGCGAACCAGTAAAAGCGGAAGACTGGGCATATACGTTTGAAGTGCTCGGCCATCCCGATTATCCAGGGGTTCGATTTACAGAGGCTTCAAATGTGGAAGGGTTTGATGAATACCGCGCAGGGGAAGCCGATTCGATTTCTGGACTTGAAATCATTGACGATAAAACGTTAAAAATAACATTTAAGGAAGCAAGCCCGTCTTTGTTAGCGAGTGGGATCTGGGCATACGCGATGCCTAAGCATATCTTTGAGGACATTGAAGTGGCGGATATGGAATCTTCTCCAGCAGTCCGTGAAAATCCCGTTTTCTTTGGCCCATATGTGATTGATAGCATTACTCCTGGGGAAAACGTTGTGATGAAGAAAAACGAAAACTATTGGCGTGGTGAACCAAATGTCGATGAAGTTGTGTTCAAGACTGTTAACCCAAACGTGTTGAACCAAGCATTGCAAAATGGCGAAGTTGATATTGCGACGTACCAAACAGACCAATACGCCGACAACTATGAATCATTAACAAACGTTGATTTTATTGGGAAAATTGACTTAGCTTATACGTATATTGGCTTCCAAATGGGTACATGGGATGAAGAAGAAAATAAAAATGTGATGGATCCTGACAAGCAAGTGTCTGACGTCAACTTGCGTAAAGCCATGGCCCACGCCGTTGACAACAATGCTGTTGGCGAACGTTTTTATAATGGGTTTAGATGGGCTGGTACAACATTGATACCGCCATCGCACCCAACTTTCCATAACGACGAATTAGAAGGTTTTGCATACGACGTAGAGCTTGCAAACCAAATTTTAGATGACGCTGGTTATGAAGATGTTGATGGTGATGGGCTCCGTGAAGATCCAAATGGGGAAAAACTGCAATTAAACTTTGCGTCTATGAGCGGTGGCGACACTGCTGAACCACTTGCTCAGTACTATATTACCCAATGGAAAAACATTGGCATTGATGTCCAGCTTTTAGACGGAAGGTTACAAGAATTTAATACGTTCTATGACCGCTTAAAAGCATCTGATCAAGACATTGATGTTTATCAAGGTGCTTGGGGCGTAGGCTCAGATGCCGACCCATATGGCCTTTGGGGTAGCACAGCCGCCTTTAACTACACTCGCTGGACCAATGAAGAGAGCGACCGCTTATTAAAAGAAGGGACATCAGAAGCAGCGCTTGATATGGAATACCGCCAAGAAGTCTATAATGAATGGCAAGAACTCATGCTTGAAGAAGTCCCTGCGTTTCCGACGCTCTACCGTTCAGAAATGCATGCGGTGAACAAGCGTGTCGTTAACTATTCTGAGCTTCCTGGATCTGAATTTTACAATGATCGCTCACAAATCGGCTTAACAGCCGAAGAACCAGAAACGGCAAACTAG
- a CDS encoding ABC transporter permease produces MENTPLVSTHQKKTPSGMRILWKEIVRDKIALISFFLVMIVALAVFGISLVLDQSEIVKVDLFAIYEPPSSQFWLGTDYGGRDVFGQLIIGTRNSLAIGILVTLISGVIGILSGLVAGYFGGQTDNVLMRIVDFFMVLPNLMIIIVFVALVPSYNVWSFSLIMSAFLWVSIARLIRAKALQESSLDYVQAAKTLGTPHWKIMFGHVLPNLSSLIIVTMTLNLAANIGLESGLSFLGFGFPESTPSLGTLVAYARNPQVLELRPWIWVPAAILIFVLMLCINNVGQALKRATDAKQRRG; encoded by the coding sequence ATGGAAAATACACCATTAGTAAGTACCCATCAAAAGAAAACACCGTCTGGAATGCGTATTTTATGGAAAGAAATTGTTCGCGACAAAATCGCGCTCATTTCATTCTTTCTAGTTATGATTGTCGCTTTGGCTGTGTTTGGTATATCCCTTGTGCTTGATCAATCTGAAATTGTAAAAGTTGATTTATTTGCTATTTACGAACCACCATCTTCTCAATTTTGGTTAGGTACCGATTATGGGGGGCGCGATGTATTTGGTCAATTGATCATCGGTACGCGGAACTCGTTAGCGATCGGCATTTTAGTCACACTGATAAGTGGTGTCATTGGCATACTTAGTGGCCTAGTTGCAGGTTATTTTGGCGGGCAAACAGACAATGTGTTAATGCGTATCGTTGACTTTTTCATGGTGCTGCCTAACTTGATGATTATCATTGTCTTTGTTGCATTAGTGCCTTCATATAACGTGTGGAGTTTTTCTTTAATCATGTCTGCTTTTTTGTGGGTTTCAATTGCAAGGTTAATTCGTGCAAAAGCACTGCAAGAGTCTTCTCTTGATTACGTGCAAGCAGCTAAAACGCTAGGTACACCACATTGGAAAATTATGTTTGGGCACGTGCTTCCAAATTTAAGTTCTTTGATTATTGTCACTATGACATTAAACCTTGCTGCAAATATTGGCTTGGAATCTGGGCTTTCGTTTTTAGGATTTGGATTTCCCGAAAGTACACCAAGTTTAGGCACGTTAGTCGCATATGCGAGAAATCCGCAAGTACTCGAGTTAAGACCATGGATCTGGGTACCGGCAGCAATACTAATTTTTGTGTTGATGCTGTGCATAAATAATGTCGGTCAAGCTTTAAAACGCGCGACTGATGCAAAACAACGAAGAGGCTAA
- the opp4B gene encoding oligopeptide ABC transporter permease, which produces MWKFIVRRILVSIPQIFVLSILVFIMAQFMPGDALTGLINDPDITPEAMQAQREKLGLDNPWYIQYKDWIVNAVQGDLGKSFSHKIPVTELIDQRMWNTIWLAFLSLVFIYAIAVPLGILSGRYNDTLLDKTITGYTYVGFAAPTFIFGLVMVFFFGFKLQWFPTGGSVAPGLEPGTWEYVVSKFQHLLLPALSIALIGTVSTVQYLRSEIIDTKQKDFIKLARSKGVYESRIYNKHIFRNSLLPVAALIGFEVSSLVTGSIFIEAIFNYPGIGQLFFQSILIRDYSVVTALVLLFGVIMILGALLSDIIMSIIDPRIRIK; this is translated from the coding sequence ATGTGGAAATTTATTGTTCGAAGAATACTTGTCTCCATCCCGCAAATTTTTGTGCTAAGTATACTCGTCTTTATAATGGCTCAATTTATGCCAGGTGATGCGTTAACGGGGTTAATTAACGATCCGGATATTACACCAGAGGCGATGCAGGCTCAAAGGGAAAAGCTTGGTCTTGATAATCCTTGGTACATCCAATATAAAGATTGGATTGTAAATGCGGTGCAAGGAGACTTAGGAAAATCTTTTTCTCATAAAATACCAGTTACTGAATTAATTGATCAAAGAATGTGGAATACGATTTGGCTTGCATTTCTTTCTCTAGTATTCATCTATGCGATTGCGGTTCCGTTAGGCATTCTAAGCGGTCGATATAACGATACATTACTTGATAAAACCATTACTGGTTACACTTATGTAGGTTTTGCAGCACCCACGTTTATTTTTGGTCTAGTAATGGTATTCTTCTTCGGCTTCAAGCTACAATGGTTTCCGACTGGCGGAAGCGTGGCACCTGGATTGGAGCCAGGTACGTGGGAGTATGTGGTTAGTAAGTTCCAACACTTATTGTTACCGGCATTGTCTATTGCTTTAATTGGCACTGTTTCCACTGTTCAATACCTTCGGAGTGAGATTATTGATACGAAACAAAAAGACTTTATAAAACTAGCCCGATCTAAAGGGGTCTATGAGTCGAGAATATACAATAAACATATTTTCAGAAATTCATTACTTCCAGTAGCCGCGTTAATTGGTTTTGAAGTTTCTAGCTTAGTAACAGGTTCCATTTTTATTGAAGCGATTTTTAACTACCCAGGGATAGGCCAACTCTTCTTTCAGTCGATCTTAATACGTGATTACAGTGTTGTAACCGCATTAGTCCTATTGTTCGGTGTCATCATGATCCTTGGTGCCCTGTTATCAGACATCATAATGAGCATAATTGATCCAAGAATCCGTATTAAGTGA